One Acidobacteriota bacterium DNA segment encodes these proteins:
- a CDS encoding peptidyl-prolyl cis-trans isomerase, which translates to MVGRQPEPQATIDGLECGRPAVTRPMRADNAPDGPPSNTASGGAPADRMPRWLRDPLVVFVLLGIGVFALDGWLAGGETARPVVEITPDEVERLRARWIAQWGREPTGDELQTLIDEAVDEEILYREAQRLGLDRDDAIVRRRLAQKLTFILEDAGAAGPPSQAEVEEYYARHAERYRRPGRTTFDHVFLSGDSRTDPAGDARVLLGDLRGVDDDGWQRLGDPFMLARSYAERGDQEIAGLFGRVFAEAVAGLPVGGWNGPVESTYGAHLVRVNGRTASRAPALAEVRDRVLADLREDRRRDRSLAAYQELRDAYEVRLPETASGADSTRE; encoded by the coding sequence ATGGTTGGGCGGCAGCCGGAGCCGCAGGCGACGATTGACGGGCTAGAATGCGGTCGACCCGCGGTCACTCGACCGATGCGCGCAGACAACGCTCCCGACGGTCCCCCATCCAACACGGCGTCGGGCGGCGCGCCGGCCGACCGGATGCCGCGCTGGCTGCGCGATCCCCTCGTCGTCTTCGTGCTCCTCGGCATCGGCGTGTTCGCGCTCGACGGCTGGCTGGCCGGCGGCGAGACGGCGCGACCCGTGGTGGAGATCACGCCGGACGAGGTCGAGCGCCTCCGCGCGCGGTGGATCGCGCAGTGGGGCCGCGAACCGACAGGAGACGAATTGCAGACGTTGATCGACGAAGCGGTCGACGAGGAGATCCTGTACCGCGAGGCGCAGCGCCTGGGCCTCGACCGCGACGACGCCATCGTGCGGCGGCGGCTCGCCCAGAAGCTGACGTTCATCCTGGAGGACGCCGGCGCCGCCGGGCCGCCGTCACAAGCGGAGGTCGAGGAGTACTACGCCCGGCACGCCGAGCGCTACCGGCGGCCGGGACGGACGACGTTCGACCACGTGTTCCTGTCGGGGGACAGCAGGACCGACCCGGCGGGCGACGCGAGGGTCCTCCTCGGCGACTTGCGCGGCGTCGACGACGACGGCTGGCAGCGGTTGGGCGACCCCTTCATGCTGGCACGCAGCTACGCCGAGCGAGGCGACCAGGAGATCGCAGGGCTCTTCGGCAGAGTCTTCGCGGAGGCCGTGGCCGGGCTCCCGGTGGGCGGCTGGAACGGACCCGTGGAATCGACCTACGGCGCACACCTCGTGCGGGTGAACGGCCGGACGGCGTCCCGCGCGCCGGCGCTCGCCGAGGTTCGGGATCGCGTCCTCGCGGACCTGCGCGAGGACCGCCGCCGCGACCGTAGCCTGGCCGCGTACCAGGAGCTGCGCGATGCCTACGAAGTGCGGCTCCCGGAGACGGCGAGCGGCGCCGACTCGACACGAGAATAG
- a CDS encoding helix-turn-helix domain-containing protein, whose amino-acid sequence MGVPRSKALPLPVGRALTRLGADIRDARRRRRIPTATMAERAGISRTTLHKVERGDPGVSLGIYATVLFVLGLEERLAGLADPRNDAVGLDLEAEALPKRIRGRRRRTPTTGA is encoded by the coding sequence ATGGGCGTGCCGAGAAGTAAGGCTCTGCCGTTGCCGGTCGGACGTGCGCTCACCAGGCTCGGCGCGGACATCCGCGACGCCCGGCGGCGCCGCCGCATCCCCACGGCGACGATGGCGGAACGCGCGGGGATCAGCCGCACGACCCTGCACAAGGTCGAGCGGGGTGACCCGGGCGTCTCCCTGGGCATCTATGCCACGGTGCTGTTCGTGCTGGGGTTGGAGGAGCGCCTCGCCGGACTGGCCGATCCGCGAAACGACGCGGTGGGCCTGGATCTCGAAGCCGAAGCGCTGCCCAAGCGCATCCGCGGTCGACGCCGGCGCACGCCGACGACCGGTGCGTGA
- a CDS encoding type II toxin-antitoxin system HipA family toxin, with protein MDREVLVSVDLHGAPVFVGRLWWRSRKGRESASFEYDPGWLEHPERFALEPALALTPGPFHTAPGRSLFGAVGDSTPDRWGRLLMRRAERRRARQEGRAPRALSEADVLLRVDDETRQGALRFSTETTGPFLAEPGLSRIPPLVELPRLLAGAERVADDKEDDDDIRLLLGPGSSLGGARPKASVRDADGRLCIAKFPHSQDEVDVVLWEGIALALAEESGIDVPERRIETVAGKRVLIVRRFDRRAEHRVPFLSAMSMLGATDREPRSYPEIAAALQRHGAAAPHDLHQLWRRVVFNVLISNTDDHLRNHGFLYEDHRGWRLSPAYDLNPVPTDIRPRVLSTSIAAHDPTASLDLALETAGHYRLGLNEARTIAREVANAVVQWRAMARRLGAARQDIDRIASAFEHADLDAARRL; from the coding sequence ATGGATAGAGAGGTCCTCGTTTCCGTCGATCTCCATGGCGCGCCCGTCTTCGTCGGACGTCTGTGGTGGCGAAGCCGCAAGGGCCGGGAGAGCGCCTCGTTCGAGTACGACCCCGGGTGGCTCGAGCACCCGGAGCGCTTCGCCCTCGAGCCGGCCCTGGCGCTGACTCCCGGTCCGTTTCACACTGCACCCGGACGGTCGTTGTTCGGCGCCGTCGGCGATTCGACGCCCGACCGCTGGGGCCGGCTCCTGATGCGTCGCGCGGAACGCCGCCGCGCCCGGCAAGAAGGCCGCGCTCCACGGGCCCTCTCCGAAGCGGACGTCCTCCTGCGCGTCGACGACGAGACGAGGCAAGGAGCGCTGCGTTTCTCTACCGAGACGACCGGTCCGTTTCTGGCGGAGCCCGGTCTCAGCCGTATTCCCCCGCTTGTGGAACTCCCGCGCCTTCTCGCTGGCGCGGAGCGCGTCGCTGACGACAAGGAGGACGACGATGACATCCGGCTGCTCCTCGGACCCGGTTCTTCACTCGGCGGCGCGCGCCCCAAGGCCTCCGTTCGCGATGCCGACGGCCGGCTCTGCATCGCGAAGTTCCCGCATTCGCAGGACGAGGTGGACGTCGTCCTCTGGGAGGGAATTGCGCTCGCGCTTGCCGAGGAGAGCGGCATCGACGTGCCGGAACGGCGGATCGAGACGGTCGCCGGCAAGCGCGTGCTGATCGTCCGGCGCTTCGACCGCCGGGCGGAACACCGCGTCCCGTTTCTCTCGGCCATGAGCATGCTCGGCGCGACGGATCGTGAGCCCCGCTCGTATCCGGAAATCGCCGCTGCCCTGCAGCGACACGGCGCGGCGGCGCCCCACGACTTGCACCAGTTGTGGCGGCGCGTCGTCTTCAACGTGTTGATCTCGAACACCGACGACCACCTTCGGAACCACGGGTTCCTGTACGAAGACCACCGGGGCTGGCGCTTGTCTCCCGCCTACGATCTCAATCCGGTGCCCACCGACATCCGGCCGCGGGTGCTCTCCACGTCGATTGCCGCCCACGATCCCACGGCATCGCTCGACCTGGCGCTGGAGACCGCCGGGCACTACCGGTTGGGCTTGAACGAGGCGAGGACGATCGCGAGGGAGGTGGCGAACGCAGTCGTCCAGTGGCGCGCGATGGCTCGCCGCCTGGGTGCGGCCCGGCAGGACATCGACCGGATAGCGTCCGCGTTCGAGCACGCCGACCTGGACGCGGCGCGGCGTCTCTGA
- a CDS encoding RNA polymerase sigma factor, whose translation MIETRVVDGLPLATETGADETAADTNAEEPAFEALYRTHAKRIYSLAYRFTGNAADAEELLQDIFLQAYRRLDSFRQEAALSTWLHRLAVNRCLDHLRSRAARQDARTGSLADEARPQPQARTSSPITRLDLERAIAQLPDGCRAAFVLHDVEGYEHREIAALLGIAAGTSKSQVHKARLRLRALLRRT comes from the coding sequence ATGATCGAGACGCGGGTGGTGGACGGCTTGCCGCTGGCCACCGAGACGGGTGCGGACGAGACCGCTGCCGACACGAACGCGGAGGAGCCGGCTTTCGAGGCGCTCTATCGCACCCACGCGAAGCGGATCTACTCGCTTGCCTACCGGTTCACGGGCAACGCGGCCGACGCGGAAGAGCTGCTGCAGGACATCTTCCTGCAGGCGTATCGGAGGCTCGACAGCTTCCGGCAGGAGGCGGCGTTGTCGACCTGGCTGCACCGGCTTGCTGTCAACCGCTGTCTGGATCATCTGCGGAGCCGCGCGGCCCGACAGGATGCGAGGACGGGATCGCTGGCTGACGAGGCGCGGCCGCAGCCGCAGGCCCGGACCTCAAGCCCGATCACCCGTCTGGACCTCGAACGGGCGATTGCGCAGCTCCCGGACGGCTGCCGCGCCGCATTCGTGCTGCATGACGTCGAGGGCTACGAGCACCGCGAGATCGCCGCGTTGCTCGGCATTGCGGCCGGCACTTCCAAGTCGCAGGTGCACAAGGCTCGCCTGCGCCTCCGTGCGCTTCTGAGGCGGACATGA
- a CDS encoding DUF4097 domain-containing protein produces the protein MNRRNWRQQTMTGLAMRSALVAIVLIGAAGAAAGQTEELVRTIPMQPGGLLTLSNISGDTTVTGVDGDDLTLRATKRLVGRGSAESLDRVEIEIEERGNRVDVEPRYRRRSLLRSLGSLLGGGPGSVAVDYVVTVPRSAGVTIESVSGNVTVEDVAGETRIEVVSGDVRLASLANLVEVEAVSGRVRIADVSSDDAMTVEAVSGRIDIETVRAPRLEASSVSGAVALRGVEARRVEVETVSGSVTFSGALATNGRYEFESHSGGIHLTVPEGTGFELESESFSGGLRSAIPIVVGRGDRAGEVTVFESGSRSIEGVAGDGGGRLELSTFSGDMRIELGPVP, from the coding sequence ATGAACCGGCGGAACTGGAGGCAACAGACCATGACCGGACTGGCAATGCGGAGCGCACTCGTCGCTATCGTCCTGATCGGCGCGGCCGGCGCGGCCGCGGGGCAGACGGAAGAACTGGTACGGACCATCCCGATGCAGCCCGGCGGCCTGCTCACGCTCAGCAACATCAGCGGCGATACGACGGTGACGGGGGTGGACGGCGACGACCTGACGCTTCGGGCGACGAAGCGGCTCGTCGGCCGCGGCAGTGCCGAGTCGTTGGACCGCGTCGAGATCGAGATCGAGGAGCGCGGCAACCGGGTCGACGTCGAGCCCCGGTACCGGCGGCGCTCCCTCCTGCGGTCGCTGGGCAGCCTGCTGGGCGGCGGTCCGGGATCCGTGGCCGTGGACTACGTGGTGACCGTGCCCCGCAGCGCCGGCGTCACGATCGAGTCCGTGTCCGGCAACGTCACCGTCGAAGACGTGGCGGGCGAGACGCGCATCGAGGTGGTGAGCGGCGACGTGCGGCTCGCTTCGCTGGCGAATCTGGTCGAGGTGGAGGCGGTGTCCGGCCGTGTGCGGATCGCCGACGTGAGCAGCGACGACGCGATGACGGTCGAGGCGGTCAGCGGTCGAATCGACATCGAAACGGTCCGGGCGCCGCGGCTGGAGGCCTCGTCGGTGAGCGGCGCCGTAGCGCTGCGCGGGGTGGAGGCGCGGCGCGTCGAGGTGGAGACGGTGTCGGGATCGGTGACCTTCTCCGGGGCGCTGGCGACGAACGGACGCTACGAGTTCGAGTCGCACTCGGGCGGCATCCACCTGACGGTGCCGGAGGGCACGGGATTCGAGCTGGAGTCCGAGTCGTTCAGCGGCGGCCTGCGCTCGGCCATCCCCATCGTCGTCGGCCGGGGCGACCGGGCCGGCGAGGTGACCGTCTTCGAGTCGGGGAGCCGCTCGATAGAAGGCGTCGCCGGCGACGGGGGCGGCCGCCTGGAGCTGTCCACCTTCAGCGGGGACATGCGGATCGAACTGGGACCGGTCCCATGA
- a CDS encoding SRPBCC family protein has translation MKFDVETHLGAMERSVSALEREGQPARAVTLSRSFATTVDDLWDAVTNGERIPRWFAPVSGDLQLGGRYQLEGNAGGVITGCEPPSHFELTWEFYGVSWVEVRVADGGDGSARLTLSHIAHLSDHWDQYGPGAAGVGWEMGLLGLALHIAQPDAAKPDEAAFAASPDGKAFITGSSEGWEQAAVAAGTDPEAAHAAATRTTAFYTGETVP, from the coding sequence ATGAAGTTCGATGTCGAAACCCACCTCGGCGCCATGGAGCGCTCGGTGTCGGCGCTCGAGCGCGAGGGACAACCCGCCCGCGCGGTCACGCTGTCTCGCAGCTTCGCGACGACGGTCGACGACCTGTGGGACGCGGTGACGAACGGCGAGCGCATCCCCCGCTGGTTCGCGCCCGTCAGCGGCGATCTCCAGCTTGGCGGCCGCTACCAGTTGGAGGGCAACGCCGGCGGCGTGATAACCGGGTGCGAACCGCCCTCGCACTTCGAGCTCACGTGGGAGTTCTACGGCGTCAGTTGGGTGGAAGTGCGCGTCGCGGACGGCGGAGACGGCAGCGCCCGGCTCACGCTCTCGCACATCGCGCACCTGTCCGATCACTGGGACCAGTACGGACCGGGCGCAGCCGGCGTCGGCTGGGAGATGGGCCTGCTGGGACTCGCGCTCCACATTGCGCAGCCGGACGCCGCGAAGCCCGACGAAGCCGCCTTCGCCGCTTCGCCGGACGGCAAGGCTTTCATCACCGGCAGCAGCGAGGGATGGGAGCAGGCCGCGGTCGCCGCCGGTACGGATCCCGAGGCCGCGCATGCGGCGGCGACGCGGACAACCGCCTTCTACACCGGCGAAACCGTCCCCTGA
- a CDS encoding nitroreductase, which translates to MTRHPNPRVAAARVDALFIDRWSPRAFSPEPLTEADIASMFEAARWAPSSSNVQPWLFLYETDGPDREVFDSILKPRNREWAAKAPFLGFLFANTRTADGREPRTAQFDAGAAWMSLALQALALGIYTHGMAGIDVDAAHERLGVDTELWTVMCAFAAGRIGPPEALPPALRERELPKDDRKPLGEIAHRGKWRSS; encoded by the coding sequence ATGACTCGACATCCGAATCCCCGCGTGGCGGCGGCCCGCGTCGACGCGCTGTTCATCGACCGCTGGTCGCCGCGAGCCTTCTCGCCGGAGCCGCTGACCGAGGCCGACATCGCCTCGATGTTCGAGGCGGCGCGCTGGGCGCCTTCGTCGTCCAACGTCCAGCCGTGGCTCTTCCTGTACGAGACGGACGGCCCCGACCGGGAGGTCTTCGATTCCATCCTCAAGCCGCGCAACCGGGAGTGGGCGGCGAAGGCCCCGTTTCTGGGCTTCCTCTTCGCCAACACGCGCACGGCGGACGGCCGCGAGCCGCGCACCGCGCAGTTCGACGCCGGCGCGGCGTGGATGTCGCTGGCGCTGCAGGCCCTGGCGCTGGGCATCTACACGCACGGGATGGCCGGCATCGACGTCGACGCGGCGCACGAGAGGCTGGGCGTCGACACCGAGCTCTGGACGGTGATGTGCGCGTTCGCGGCCGGGCGGATCGGCCCGCCGGAGGCGCTGCCGCCGGCGTTGCGGGAACGCGAGCTGCCGAAGGACGACCGCAAGCCGCTCGGCGAGATAGCGCACCGGGGCAAATGGAGATCGTCATGA
- a CDS encoding arylsulfatase produces the protein MVLILADDLGWGDVGAMHPASAIRTPHIDRLADEGMRFVDAHSPSGVCTPTRYALLTGRYTWRTRLTRGVLGGYSPPLLEPDRPTLGTLLQAQGYRTAAIGKWHLGMDLPYLDPTAERSEPWEGDPGIDFGGVITDSPVHHGFDEYFGVSASLDMAPYVYIRDDRFTALPTHEQPAVPFPYFLRHGPRADDFVIDEVLDRLVEEAVGFIDRSAQTGDPFFLYFPLTAPHKPTQPHERFRGGTGLGEYGDFVAQVDDAVGQVLAALDRASAGDETLVIFTSDNGSYMYRRDDAAPDHVDDPSIQAYRVGRHRSNADWRGTKADIWEGGHRVPFVARWPGVVEPGSESTATVVHADLYATLADIVGAAPGPDAAEDSVSLLPMLRGEPMARGVPVVHHSSGGMFAIRDGAWKLVLGNGSGGRQEPRGEPFGRPYQLFDLSRDPAEARDVAADHPEVVERLEAALERFRRTGRSAPLKTSH, from the coding sequence GTGGTGCTCATCCTCGCCGACGACCTGGGCTGGGGCGACGTCGGCGCGATGCATCCCGCTTCCGCAATCCGGACGCCGCACATCGACAGGCTCGCCGACGAGGGGATGCGCTTCGTGGACGCGCACTCGCCCTCGGGCGTTTGCACGCCGACGCGCTATGCGCTGCTCACCGGACGCTACACCTGGCGGACGCGGCTGACCCGGGGCGTGCTGGGCGGCTACAGCCCGCCGCTGCTGGAGCCGGACCGCCCGACCCTGGGGACGCTGCTCCAGGCGCAGGGCTACCGGACCGCCGCCATCGGCAAGTGGCATCTCGGCATGGACCTGCCGTACCTCGACCCAACGGCGGAACGGAGCGAGCCGTGGGAGGGCGATCCCGGCATCGACTTCGGCGGCGTAATCACCGACAGCCCCGTTCACCACGGCTTCGACGAGTACTTCGGGGTCAGCGCGTCGCTCGACATGGCGCCCTACGTCTACATCCGCGACGACCGCTTCACGGCGCTCCCGACGCACGAGCAGCCGGCCGTGCCGTTCCCGTACTTCCTCCGCCACGGACCGCGGGCCGACGACTTCGTCATCGACGAGGTGCTCGACCGGCTGGTGGAAGAGGCGGTCGGCTTCATCGATCGGTCGGCGCAAACCGGTGATCCGTTCTTCCTCTACTTTCCGCTGACCGCGCCGCACAAGCCGACGCAGCCCCACGAGCGGTTCCGGGGCGGCACGGGCCTCGGCGAGTACGGCGACTTCGTGGCGCAGGTGGACGATGCGGTCGGACAGGTGCTCGCGGCCCTGGACCGGGCGAGCGCCGGCGACGAGACGCTGGTGATCTTCACCTCCGACAACGGCTCGTACATGTACCGCCGCGACGACGCGGCGCCGGATCACGTGGACGACCCGTCGATTCAGGCCTACCGCGTCGGCCGCCACCGCTCGAATGCCGACTGGCGCGGTACGAAGGCCGACATCTGGGAGGGCGGCCACCGCGTGCCGTTCGTGGCGCGCTGGCCGGGCGTGGTCGAGCCGGGGTCGGAGTCTACCGCCACTGTCGTCCATGCCGACCTCTACGCGACGCTGGCCGACATCGTCGGCGCCGCGCCCGGCCCCGATGCCGCGGAGGACAGCGTGTCGCTGCTGCCGATGCTGCGGGGCGAGCCGATGGCGCGCGGCGTGCCGGTGGTCCACCATTCCTCCGGCGGGATGTTCGCGATTCGCGACGGGGCGTGGAAGCTGGTGCTGGGCAACGGGTCGGGCGGGCGCCAGGAGCCGCGGGGCGAGCCCTTCGGACGGCCCTATCAGCTATTCGACCTGTCGCGGGATCCCGCCGAGGCCCGCGACGTCGCGGCGGATCACCCGGAGGTCGTCGAGCGGCTCGAGGCGGCGCTGGAGCGTTTCCGGCGCACCGGCCGGAGCGCGCCGCTGAAAACCAGCCATTGA
- a CDS encoding amidase has translation MARALDRREFLGTGAVAAAAYALSGPAFAQATDPTTLSIAEAQRLIRAGALSPLELVEAYLERIGRFDDRLNAFVTVTGERAVARARSLEAELARGGWRGPLHGIPIALKDNIDTAGVLTTAASAVYADRVPDEDAEVVTRLEAAGAVIVGKLNMHEFAYGGTSAFTHTGPVRNPWDADRIAGGSSGGSGAAVAARLCAGALGTDTGGSVRIPAAHCGIAGLKPTYGLASIRGIIPLSVSLDHVGPMCRTVADSALLLQALAGYDPRGIASIRAQVPDYASALLHRTSSLRLGVPRTPFYDDLDPQVAQAVDRALPVLTDLTASTRDVQLPALPQARPVAVESYAYHASLLDESRELYEESTLARIEPGAEVPATEYAAALYQLKLVRKAIAGVFDDVDLLVTPTLPILPVGIDAARESPLEATRILIRNTAPFNSYGTPAITVPCGFSREGLPIGLQICGRALGEVDVLALAHAYEQATDWHGRTPPL, from the coding sequence ATGGCAAGAGCCCTCGATCGGCGCGAGTTCCTTGGGACCGGTGCGGTCGCGGCCGCCGCGTACGCGTTGAGCGGTCCCGCGTTCGCGCAGGCCACCGATCCGACCACGCTGAGCATTGCCGAGGCGCAGCGGCTGATTCGTGCCGGGGCGCTCTCGCCGCTGGAGCTGGTGGAGGCCTACCTGGAGCGCATCGGGCGCTTCGACGATCGCCTGAACGCCTTCGTCACCGTGACCGGCGAACGCGCCGTGGCGCGCGCGCGGTCACTGGAGGCCGAGCTCGCCCGCGGGGGATGGCGCGGCCCGCTGCACGGCATTCCGATCGCGCTGAAGGACAACATCGACACGGCCGGCGTGCTGACCACCGCCGCGAGCGCGGTGTACGCGGACCGCGTGCCGGACGAGGACGCCGAGGTGGTGACGCGGCTCGAGGCGGCCGGCGCCGTCATCGTGGGCAAGCTCAACATGCACGAGTTCGCCTACGGCGGGACGTCGGCGTTCACGCACACCGGCCCCGTGCGCAATCCGTGGGACGCGGACCGCATCGCCGGCGGGTCGTCCGGCGGCTCCGGCGCGGCGGTCGCCGCGCGGCTGTGCGCTGGCGCCCTGGGGACTGATACCGGCGGATCGGTGCGCATTCCGGCCGCCCACTGCGGCATCGCCGGTCTGAAGCCGACCTACGGGTTGGCCAGCATTCGCGGCATCATCCCGCTCAGCGTGTCGCTCGATCACGTCGGCCCGATGTGCCGGACGGTGGCCGATTCCGCGCTGCTGCTGCAGGCGCTGGCCGGATACGATCCGCGCGGCATCGCGAGCATCCGCGCGCAGGTGCCCGACTACGCCAGCGCCCTGCTGCACCGCACATCGTCGCTGCGCCTCGGCGTGCCCCGCACGCCGTTCTACGACGACCTGGACCCGCAGGTCGCCCAGGCGGTCGATCGGGCGCTCCCCGTGCTGACCGACCTCACGGCGAGCACGCGGGACGTGCAGTTGCCGGCGCTGCCGCAGGCCCGTCCCGTGGCGGTCGAGTCCTACGCGTATCACGCCAGTCTGCTCGACGAGAGCCGGGAGCTGTACGAGGAGAGCACGCTGGCGCGCATCGAGCCCGGCGCCGAGGTGCCCGCCACGGAATACGCCGCAGCGCTCTATCAGTTGAAGCTGGTGCGAAAAGCAATCGCGGGCGTGTTCGACGACGTGGATCTGCTGGTCACGCCGACGTTGCCGATACTGCCGGTCGGGATCGACGCGGCCCGCGAGTCGCCGCTCGAAGCGACCCGGATCCTGATCCGCAACACCGCGCCATTCAATTCCTACGGGACTCCGGCGATCACCGTTCCCTGCGGATTCAGCCGGGAAGGCCTGCCCATCGGCTTGCAGATCTGCGGCCGCGCCCTGGGCGAAGTCGACGTGCTCGCCCTCGCGCACGCCTACGAGCAGGCGACCGACTGGCACGGGCGCACGCCGCCGCTGTGA
- a CDS encoding ABC transporter ATP-binding protein: MLDVVSVTKYYGALAAVRDVSFSVRPGDVLGYLGPNGSGKSTTVNMVAGLLEPTDGEIRVHGEDIRNDLLGHRRRIGYVPETPDLYSYLTGPEYLTLVGRLRQMEASVLDEKIDRFLRLFDIYDDRHARLSAYSKGMRQKILIAAGLLHDPEIVILDEPSSGLDVGATLVLKQLIRALAARGKIVIYSSHILEMVEQICSSVVILREGRVAAADRVERLRALMRQPSLEGVFTQLAGQDDAEQVAGGLVEAMKL, translated from the coding sequence ATGCTCGATGTGGTGAGCGTCACCAAGTACTACGGCGCGCTGGCCGCGGTCCGCGACGTCAGCTTCTCGGTCCGCCCCGGCGACGTGCTCGGCTACCTGGGCCCGAACGGTTCCGGCAAGTCGACGACGGTCAACATGGTCGCGGGGCTCCTCGAGCCGACGGACGGCGAGATCCGCGTCCACGGCGAGGACATCCGGAACGATCTCCTCGGGCACCGGCGCCGGATCGGGTACGTGCCGGAAACACCCGACCTCTATTCGTACCTGACCGGTCCCGAGTACCTGACGCTCGTCGGACGGCTCCGGCAGATGGAAGCCAGTGTGCTCGACGAGAAGATCGACCGGTTCCTCCGGCTCTTCGACATCTACGACGACCGGCACGCCCGGCTCTCGGCCTACTCGAAGGGCATGCGCCAGAAAATCCTGATCGCGGCCGGGCTGCTGCACGATCCGGAGATCGTCATTCTCGACGAGCCGTCCTCCGGTCTCGACGTCGGCGCGACGCTCGTCCTGAAGCAGCTCATTCGGGCGCTGGCGGCCCGCGGCAAGATCGTCATCTACAGCTCGCACATCCTCGAGATGGTCGAGCAGATCTGCTCGTCGGTCGTCATCCTGCGGGAGGGGCGGGTGGCCGCGGCGGATCGCGTCGAACGGCTGCGGGCGCTGATGCGCCAGCCGTCGCTCGAAGGGGTGTTCACGCAACTCGCGGGGCAGGACGACGCCGAACAGGTGGCGGGCGGGCTGGTGGAGGCGATGAAGCTGTGA